One Sulfurovum sp. TSL1 DNA segment encodes these proteins:
- a CDS encoding aspartate aminotransferase family protein: MNLEQQDKQYVLQTYARDYTNFVKGVGSTLYDEHGKDYIDFASGIAVNSVGHNHPKLVEAICNQAKNIIHISNLQVIEPQAKLAQKMVELSGYDMGVFFANSGAEANEGAIKIARKYGETKFANKRYKVITLEHSFHGRTITTVKATGQESFHTPNFSPYPEGFSYEKSIEDVYKAIDDETVAVLIELVQGEGGVQPFEKEEIQQLAKHLKEKGVLLIVDEVQTGVYRTGEFLASNLYEIEPDIITLAKGLGGGVPIGAVMTKHKDVLVAGDHGSTFGGNYLSTAAGLAVLDILHPLYDDGTIDETLVYFSQRLHEMAETYTHLFEKEVGLGLMRGLRAKSADVQVGVIKNCMAEGLVVLKAGRNTVRFLPSLTISKNEMDEGFKRFEKAISSL; encoded by the coding sequence ATGAATTTAGAACAACAAGATAAACAATATGTGCTTCAAACTTATGCACGTGACTATACGAACTTTGTCAAAGGTGTAGGATCTACACTCTATGATGAGCATGGTAAAGATTATATAGATTTCGCTTCCGGTATCGCTGTAAACTCTGTAGGACATAACCATCCTAAGCTGGTTGAAGCTATCTGTAACCAGGCTAAAAACATCATACATATCTCAAACCTTCAAGTGATAGAGCCACAGGCAAAGCTGGCACAGAAGATGGTAGAGCTCAGCGGATATGATATGGGTGTATTCTTTGCCAACTCGGGTGCAGAAGCGAATGAAGGGGCGATCAAGATCGCGCGTAAGTATGGTGAGACGAAATTTGCAAACAAGCGTTATAAAGTGATCACACTTGAACACTCCTTTCATGGGCGTACGATCACGACAGTGAAGGCAACAGGCCAGGAGAGTTTTCATACGCCGAACTTTTCACCCTATCCGGAAGGATTCAGCTATGAAAAGAGTATCGAAGATGTCTATAAAGCCATCGATGATGAGACTGTAGCAGTGCTTATCGAGTTGGTTCAGGGTGAGGGTGGGGTCCAGCCTTTTGAAAAAGAGGAGATCCAACAACTCGCTAAGCACCTCAAGGAGAAAGGTGTGCTGCTTATCGTGGATGAGGTACAAACAGGTGTCTACCGTACCGGTGAGTTTCTCGCATCCAATCTTTATGAGATCGAACCGGATATCATCACTTTGGCCAAAGGACTTGGTGGCGGTGTACCCATAGGTGCTGTGATGACCAAGCATAAAGATGTTCTGGTCGCAGGAGATCATGGAAGTACGTTTGGAGGTAATTACCTCAGTACTGCTGCAGGTCTTGCAGTGTTAGATATTTTGCATCCTTTGTATGATGATGGTACCATTGATGAAACCTTGGTCTACTTTTCACAAAGATTGCATGAGATGGCTGAAACATATACGCATTTGTTTGAAAAAGAAGTAGGATTGGGATTGATGCGGGGACTCCGTGCCAAAAGTGCGGATGTTCAGGTAGGTGTGATAAAGAACTGTATGGCCGAAGGCCTTGTTGTCCTTAAAGCAGGACGCAATACGGTACGTTTTCTGCCAAGTCTCACCATCAGTAAAAATGAAATGGATGAAGGGTTTAAACGTTTTGAAAAAGCTATTTCTTCTTTGTAG
- a CDS encoding TolC family protein encodes MKKLFLLCSLAAASLIHADELGDILSDNKELIFDYQLESNELESDILSKSWLNPVRVQYSKNFTTQFVDTTRITGGYSIVIDQPIFRSGGIYYGIKYSQALRDATRADIQLQERTMIGDAISILFNLKKTRLEQEKMKYQIKNDVIDIRQKRDSYDAGLLDSSFLDQAILKKSQDETALLEMDLTLMELNQKFALLSDKDPKGLRLPALELMSKTDYSESNLELKRDRLRALQSDYNQKVTWAKYLPEVSLQGQYTDADVNPFFQGISTIKEKYYTYGFTVSMPLDINSFSDIEASKVEKLKAATEAIDRKETVDEEYDWIHNSLSILDKKILLAQKDEKVYKSLYRLTKNLADAGEKTSFDAEIMHNSLQIRKIDQKIYQIDKQLQLLKLYVRVENAI; translated from the coding sequence TTGAAAAAGCTATTTCTTCTTTGTAGTTTAGCAGCAGCATCACTGATACATGCCGACGAACTGGGCGACATACTCTCTGATAATAAAGAGCTGATCTTTGATTATCAGTTGGAAAGTAATGAACTTGAGAGCGATATACTTTCAAAGAGCTGGTTGAACCCGGTAAGAGTACAGTACAGCAAGAATTTCACGACGCAGTTTGTCGATACAACAAGAATAACAGGTGGTTATTCTATTGTTATAGACCAGCCTATCTTCAGGTCAGGCGGGATCTACTATGGTATCAAGTACTCACAGGCACTCCGTGATGCGACCCGAGCAGATATACAGCTTCAAGAACGTACCATGATCGGTGATGCGATCTCCATACTTTTCAATTTGAAGAAAACAAGACTTGAACAAGAAAAAATGAAGTATCAGATCAAAAATGATGTGATCGATATACGCCAAAAACGTGACAGTTATGATGCAGGTTTGCTGGACAGCAGTTTTTTGGACCAGGCAATTTTGAAAAAAAGTCAGGATGAAACAGCACTGCTTGAAATGGATCTGACACTGATGGAGCTCAATCAGAAGTTTGCACTCTTAAGTGACAAAGATCCCAAGGGTTTACGTCTCCCTGCATTAGAATTGATGAGTAAAACAGACTACAGTGAATCAAACCTGGAACTCAAAAGAGACAGGCTGCGTGCTCTACAGTCAGACTATAATCAAAAAGTGACATGGGCAAAGTACCTGCCCGAAGTTTCTTTACAGGGGCAGTATACGGATGCAGATGTAAACCCGTTTTTTCAAGGCATTTCTACCATTAAAGAGAAATATTATACATACGGTTTTACAGTCTCCATGCCATTGGATATCAACTCTTTTTCTGACATTGAGGCGAGTAAAGTCGAAAAGCTGAAGGCTGCAACAGAAGCGATTGACCGAAAAGAGACGGTAGATGAAGAGTATGATTGGATCCATAACAGTTTAAGTATTTTAGATAAAAAGATTCTCTTGGCCCAAAAAGACGAAAAGGTCTACAAAAGCCTCTATCGTCTTACGAAAAATCTTGCAGATGCAGGAGAGAAGACCTCTTTTGATGCGGAGATCATGCATAACTCTCTGCAGATCAGAAAGATTGATCAAAAAATCTATCAGATAGATAAACAACTGCAGTTGTTAAAACTTTATGTACGGGTGGAGAATGCAATTTAG